In a genomic window of Prosthecobacter sp. SYSU 5D2:
- a CDS encoding DUF4032 domain-containing protein: MPPAANNAYIEFKAELEQILRHKWFISEKENRDIGFERALNDWAQNHRSEWRKHRNTLVKSKK; the protein is encoded by the coding sequence ATGCCACCCGCTGCCAATAACGCCTATATCGAGTTCAAGGCCGAGCTTGAGCAGATTCTGCGGCACAAGTGGTTCATCAGTGAAAAGGAAAACCGGGACATCGGCTTTGAGCGGGCTTTGAATGACTGGGCGCAGAACCACCGGTCAGAATGGCGGAAACACCGCAATACCCTGGTTAAAAGTAAAAAGTAA
- a CDS encoding histidinol-phosphatase, which translates to MSKTTHTKSKAAKKAAPSKTSAKKPASKPAPKSASKTVAKKAPAKPLPKVLGKKTPAKKAAASQKAPAAKKSPVRKKAAPAPKKTAIKKPSTPAKKTAVAAKKPAPAAKKAAPIAKKAVPAPKKVAVKAPVKVAKAAPKVEKAAPPAPTKAAPVKAAPAKKPSAPKAAASAPKTTAQVAAAAPVIEEPLAAPKPPVMSEEKPVAIKSGALFYDSHMHTPLCKHAVGEPEEYAAQGLKSGLKGIIFTCHCPMPDGFWPSVRMSDSEFDTYVSIVQRAAQAYRGKLDVCLGLESEFYPGHEKWIEKLHQRADFDYILGGLHWQSKDYLAKFETGTIENFRRSYFEHLAQSAETGLYDCLAHPDLVKNYHPDSWCFAIIKNTVTTVLDRIAKTGVAMELNTSGLNKSYSEMNPGNEMLRMMAERKIPIVVGSDAHKPGRVGEHFITALNNLSDSGYEEVCYFKKRQRIDVKISDVLASIRRAIDNNS; encoded by the coding sequence GTGAGCAAAACGACCCACACCAAGTCCAAGGCAGCCAAAAAAGCGGCGCCTTCCAAAACCTCGGCCAAAAAGCCAGCCTCCAAGCCTGCGCCCAAATCCGCCAGCAAAACAGTCGCTAAAAAAGCACCCGCCAAGCCCCTGCCCAAAGTCCTGGGAAAGAAAACGCCCGCCAAAAAAGCCGCCGCCAGCCAGAAAGCCCCTGCGGCCAAAAAAAGTCCCGTAAGGAAAAAGGCAGCTCCCGCCCCAAAGAAAACCGCCATCAAAAAGCCCTCCACCCCTGCCAAGAAAACTGCTGTGGCAGCCAAGAAACCTGCCCCGGCTGCCAAAAAGGCCGCCCCCATCGCTAAAAAGGCCGTTCCTGCCCCCAAAAAAGTGGCGGTCAAGGCTCCGGTAAAAGTGGCCAAGGCAGCGCCCAAGGTGGAAAAAGCGGCCCCGCCCGCCCCGACAAAAGCCGCTCCGGTAAAAGCTGCACCTGCGAAGAAGCCGTCTGCCCCGAAGGCCGCCGCCTCGGCACCCAAAACCACCGCCCAGGTCGCTGCTGCTGCCCCCGTCATTGAGGAGCCCCTCGCCGCGCCAAAACCTCCTGTCATGTCGGAGGAAAAACCGGTGGCCATCAAATCCGGCGCCCTGTTTTACGATTCCCACATGCACACCCCGCTGTGCAAACATGCCGTTGGCGAGCCGGAGGAATACGCCGCCCAGGGCCTCAAATCCGGTCTCAAAGGCATCATTTTCACCTGCCATTGCCCCATGCCGGACGGCTTTTGGCCCAGCGTCCGCATGTCGGACAGCGAGTTTGACACCTATGTCTCCATCGTCCAGCGCGCCGCCCAGGCCTATCGTGGCAAGCTGGATGTCTGCCTCGGGCTGGAAAGCGAGTTCTATCCCGGTCATGAAAAATGGATCGAGAAGCTGCATCAGCGCGCCGATTTTGATTATATCCTCGGAGGCCTCCATTGGCAGTCGAAGGATTACCTGGCCAAGTTTGAAACCGGCACCATCGAGAACTTCCGCCGCAGTTACTTCGAGCACCTCGCCCAGAGCGCGGAAACCGGCCTTTATGACTGCCTGGCCCACCCGGATCTGGTCAAAAACTACCACCCGGATTCCTGGTGCTTCGCCATCATCAAGAACACCGTCACCACCGTTCTGGATCGCATCGCCAAAACCGGTGTCGCCATGGAGCTTAACACCTCCGGCCTGAACAAGAGCTATTCGGAGATGAACCCCGGCAATGAAATGCTGCGCATGATGGCCGAGCGGAAGATCCCCATCGTCGTCGGCAGCGATGCCCATAAACCCGGCCGTGTGGGTGAGCACTTCATCACCGCACTCAATAACCTGAGCGATTCCGGATACGAGGAAGTCTGCTACTTCAAAAAGCGTCAGCGCATTGACGTGAAGATCAGCGATGTCCTCGCCAGCATTCGGCGGGCAATTGATAACAATTCGTAG
- a CDS encoding 6-phosphofructokinase, producing the protein MNLFPESPVAVLCSGGDAPGMNAFLRAIVRLGLNRHKVPVLGIRDGYRGLVRAAKMVNGDAEELVRLKQEITAQPGNRGLIDAQQFIIQMDHASVSGIMGKGGTILGSARCLDFHKPEVRRSAIQLLESLGVKALVVVGGDGSLTGARLLAEESSLRIIGVPATIDNDLQFTEMALGVDTAVHTLVWAVDHFIDTARSHRRVMVLETMGRESGDLARMAALASGAEMVITPESGPLTEKSMRAYAEEIEGAMTRGRGHAIVLIAEGVTFDPPQTRNGAYVLRDVFQKYFQREGAPFQDLEVRPSVLGHLQRGGHTTPGDCILAARFAEEAWRSILDSNSKNGITALQYNKVQIVPFGCPDLPERAVHSQAMDQLHDDLSSW; encoded by the coding sequence ATGAATTTATTTCCCGAAAGTCCCGTCGCCGTACTCTGCAGTGGCGGCGATGCACCCGGCATGAATGCCTTCCTCCGCGCCATCGTGCGCCTGGGGCTGAACCGGCACAAGGTACCCGTGCTCGGCATAAGGGATGGTTACCGGGGCCTCGTCCGCGCCGCCAAAATGGTCAATGGAGACGCCGAAGAACTCGTCCGGCTGAAACAAGAGATCACCGCCCAGCCCGGAAACCGCGGTCTCATTGATGCCCAGCAGTTCATCATCCAAATGGACCATGCCAGCGTCAGCGGCATCATGGGGAAAGGCGGCACCATCCTGGGCTCCGCCCGCTGCCTGGATTTCCACAAACCGGAAGTCAGGCGCAGTGCCATCCAGCTCCTGGAAAGCCTGGGCGTTAAAGCCCTCGTCGTCGTCGGTGGGGACGGCTCACTGACCGGCGCCCGCCTGCTGGCCGAGGAAAGCAGTCTGCGTATCATCGGCGTACCCGCCACCATTGATAACGACCTGCAGTTTACCGAGATGGCCCTTGGCGTGGATACCGCCGTGCACACCCTCGTCTGGGCGGTGGACCACTTCATTGACACGGCCCGCAGCCATCGGCGTGTCATGGTTTTGGAGACCATGGGGCGTGAAAGCGGTGACCTTGCGCGTATGGCCGCCCTGGCCTCCGGCGCTGAAATGGTCATCACCCCGGAAAGCGGCCCGCTGACAGAGAAGTCCATGCGTGCGTATGCCGAAGAAATCGAAGGTGCCATGACCCGTGGCCGCGGACATGCCATTGTACTGATTGCTGAAGGCGTCACCTTTGACCCGCCCCAGACCCGCAACGGGGCCTACGTCCTCCGGGATGTCTTTCAGAAATACTTCCAACGTGAAGGGGCCCCGTTCCAAGACCTGGAAGTCCGTCCCTCCGTGCTCGGCCACCTTCAGCGCGGCGGCCACACCACCCCCGGAGATTGCATCTTGGCCGCCCGTTTTGCAGAAGAAGCCTGGCGCTCCATCCTGGACAGCAACAGCAAAAACGGCATCACCGCCCTTCAATATAACAAAGTCCAGATCGTCCCATTCGGCTGCCCCGATCTCCCCGAGCGCGCCGTTCATTCCCAGGCCATGGACCAGCTCCATGATGACCTGAGTTCCTGGTAA
- the rpsO gene encoding 30S ribosomal protein S15: protein MSEATTSPKEFKLHEKDTGSADVQVAILTARINELTEHLTVHSKDHSTRRGLLRMVARRRKLLDYLKLTANERYLKLLKSLSLRR, encoded by the coding sequence ATGAGCGAAGCTACCACCAGCCCCAAAGAATTCAAACTGCACGAAAAAGACACCGGCAGCGCCGACGTGCAGGTCGCGATCTTGACGGCCCGTATCAATGAACTGACCGAGCACCTGACGGTGCACTCCAAGGACCACTCCACACGCCGTGGCCTTCTCCGCATGGTGGCCCGCCGCCGCAAGCTTCTTGACTACTTGAAGCTGACCGCCAACGAGCGCTACCTGAAGCTCCTCAAGAGCCTGAGCCTGCGCCGCTAA
- a CDS encoding polyribonucleotide nucleotidyltransferase: MAIHKVTTPCGSGIIEIETGKLAHLADGAVTVRLGDTIVIVTAVSATKIKEGLDFFPLSVEYKEKASAAGKFPGGYFKREGRPTEKEILTCRMTDRPLRPLFPKGYLYETQIVALLLSADGQNDSDILAINGASAALCVSDIPFAGPIGAVRVGRVNGQFIANPTHSQREDSDLDLVYVGNKTDVIMIEGAALEMPESDFIAALRFAQDSIQGLVKAQEELAALAGKEKRVVPLMLVKDELLEVAYEIAGDRIEGAIYQPSKVARNKAVGALKDEVEAAIKARFPEATGFEISQAFDYLQKKAFRISILDKMSRCDGRAIDQIRNLSGEVSVLPRTHGSALFARGETQALSIATLAPADEAQEMDTYAGGPDSKRFILHYNFPPFSVGECGRFGGQNRREIGHGALAERSIDAVIPPKSKFPYAIRVSSEVMASNGSTSMASVCSGVMALLDAGVPLIRPVAGISVGLVTEFEGESMKRYLTMMDILGSEDHFGDMDFKLCGTSEGVTGYQLDLKLPGIPLSILEEAIAKAKNGRTEVLSAMASAISEVQPLSPHAPRIEIMKINPDKIGELIGPGGKNIKGIQAESGAEISIEDDGTIYVYATRKEGLERAIEMIGGVSQEIEPGKIYTGKIVSTTNFGAFMNLGGKKDGLIHVSELADFRVNRVEDVVKVGDIVTAKCLGIDEKGRVKMSRKAAMKEKDDAAKAESGAPAEAEDLG; the protein is encoded by the coding sequence ATGGCCATCCATAAAGTAACAACTCCCTGCGGTTCAGGGATCATCGAAATCGAAACAGGCAAGCTCGCTCACCTCGCTGATGGCGCGGTGACCGTCCGCCTGGGTGACACCATCGTCATCGTCACTGCCGTCTCCGCCACCAAGATCAAGGAAGGTCTCGACTTCTTCCCGCTGTCCGTGGAGTACAAAGAAAAAGCCTCTGCCGCCGGCAAGTTCCCTGGTGGATACTTCAAGCGCGAAGGCCGCCCCACCGAAAAGGAAATCCTGACCTGCCGCATGACGGACCGCCCATTGCGCCCGTTGTTCCCGAAAGGCTACCTTTACGAAACCCAGATCGTCGCCCTGCTGCTCAGCGCAGACGGTCAGAACGATTCGGACATCCTCGCCATCAACGGTGCTTCCGCCGCTCTTTGCGTTTCTGACATCCCTTTCGCAGGCCCTATCGGTGCCGTGCGTGTGGGCCGCGTGAACGGCCAGTTTATCGCCAACCCCACCCACAGCCAGCGCGAGGACAGCGACCTGGACCTCGTTTACGTCGGTAACAAGACCGACGTCATCATGATCGAAGGCGCTGCCCTCGAAATGCCTGAGAGCGACTTCATCGCCGCCCTCCGGTTCGCCCAGGACAGCATCCAGGGCCTGGTGAAGGCTCAGGAAGAACTCGCCGCCCTGGCTGGCAAAGAGAAGCGCGTGGTGCCTCTCATGCTCGTCAAAGACGAACTCCTCGAAGTCGCCTACGAAATCGCCGGTGACCGCATCGAAGGCGCCATCTATCAGCCAAGCAAAGTCGCCCGTAATAAGGCTGTCGGCGCGTTGAAGGATGAAGTGGAAGCCGCCATCAAGGCACGTTTCCCTGAAGCGACCGGTTTCGAGATCAGCCAGGCTTTCGACTACCTCCAGAAGAAGGCATTCCGCATCTCCATTCTGGACAAAATGAGCCGCTGTGATGGCCGCGCCATTGACCAGATCCGCAACCTTTCCGGTGAAGTTTCTGTGCTTCCGCGCACGCATGGTTCCGCCCTTTTCGCCCGTGGCGAAACGCAGGCCCTTTCCATCGCCACGCTGGCCCCGGCGGACGAAGCCCAGGAAATGGACACCTACGCAGGCGGCCCTGACAGCAAGCGCTTCATCCTGCACTATAACTTCCCTCCCTTCTCGGTGGGTGAGTGTGGCCGCTTCGGCGGTCAGAACCGCCGTGAAATCGGCCATGGCGCCCTCGCTGAGCGCTCCATTGACGCCGTGATCCCGCCGAAATCCAAGTTCCCATACGCCATCCGCGTGAGCAGTGAAGTGATGGCCTCCAACGGCTCCACTTCGATGGCCTCCGTTTGCTCCGGCGTCATGGCCCTCCTGGATGCAGGTGTGCCGCTGATCCGCCCCGTGGCCGGCATCTCCGTCGGTCTCGTCACCGAGTTCGAAGGCGAAAGCATGAAGCGCTACCTCACCATGATGGACATCCTCGGTTCTGAGGACCATTTCGGCGACATGGACTTCAAGCTTTGCGGCACCTCCGAAGGCGTCACCGGCTACCAGCTTGACCTCAAGCTTCCCGGCATCCCCCTCAGCATCCTCGAAGAAGCCATCGCCAAGGCCAAAAACGGCCGCACGGAAGTGCTCTCCGCCATGGCCTCCGCCATCAGCGAAGTGCAGCCTCTCAGCCCGCACGCTCCACGCATCGAGATCATGAAGATCAACCCCGACAAGATCGGTGAACTCATCGGTCCTGGCGGCAAAAACATCAAAGGCATCCAGGCCGAGTCCGGCGCTGAAATCAGCATCGAGGACGACGGCACCATCTACGTTTACGCCACCCGCAAGGAAGGGCTTGAGCGCGCCATCGAGATGATCGGCGGCGTCTCCCAGGAGATCGAGCCCGGCAAGATCTACACTGGCAAGATCGTCAGCACGACGAACTTCGGTGCCTTCATGAACCTCGGTGGCAAGAAGGACGGCCTCATCCACGTCTCCGAACTCGCCGACTTCCGCGTCAACCGCGTGGAAGACGTCGTCAAGGTCGGTGACATCGTCACCGCCAAGTGCCTCGGCATTGACGAAAAAGGCCGCGTGAAGATGAGCCGCAAGGCCGCCATGAAGGAAAAGGACGATGCCGCCAAGGCTGAATCCGGCGCTCCTGCAGAAGCGGAAGACCTGGGCTAA
- a CDS encoding PQQ-binding-like beta-propeller repeat protein produces the protein MKTSTLVALGLFSFLTALQADNWPMWRGIQGDGTTAESGLPQKWSATENVLWKIPLPGPGNSTPVVWGDKVFVTQAVEKTGQRLLLCLDRKTGKQLWEAGTIYREPELTHATNPYCAASPATDGERVIVSFASAGIFCYDLQGKELWKRTDLGKQHHIWGNGTSPVLAGDRFFLNFGPGEKTTLYAFDKTTGKTLWQHDEPGGASGESKEKKWLGSWADPLFRKVGDRYELFMSYPGRACAFDPMTGKQWWTCEGLNPLVYNSPLYADGHVVAFGGFNGQGLMVKAGGDGDVTKTHRVWHLPKVSQRIGSGVLHEGHHYILTDGGIAECRDLKTGGMVWNERLKGPGPRGQNWSSLVLTAEGLCYAVNQGGDAFIFRASPTFELLATNSIGEKVIGSMAVSDGQIFIRSYEHLWCIGK, from the coding sequence ATGAAGACATCCACCCTTGTCGCGCTCGGTCTGTTCAGTTTTCTCACTGCCTTGCAGGCAGACAACTGGCCCATGTGGCGGGGCATCCAGGGGGATGGCACCACGGCCGAATCCGGCCTGCCGCAAAAGTGGAGCGCCACTGAAAACGTCCTCTGGAAAATCCCGCTTCCGGGCCCGGGAAACTCCACGCCGGTCGTGTGGGGAGACAAGGTTTTCGTCACGCAGGCGGTGGAAAAAACAGGCCAGCGTCTGCTGCTCTGCCTGGACCGTAAAACCGGCAAACAGCTCTGGGAGGCGGGCACGATCTATCGCGAGCCAGAGCTGACGCACGCGACGAATCCCTACTGCGCGGCCTCCCCTGCGACGGATGGTGAGCGCGTCATCGTCTCCTTCGCCTCGGCCGGAATCTTTTGTTATGACCTGCAGGGGAAGGAACTGTGGAAGCGCACCGACCTCGGCAAGCAGCATCATATCTGGGGCAATGGCACATCACCTGTGCTAGCCGGGGACCGGTTCTTTTTGAACTTCGGACCTGGCGAAAAGACCACCCTCTATGCCTTTGACAAGACCACAGGCAAAACGCTCTGGCAGCACGATGAGCCCGGCGGTGCCTCAGGCGAGAGCAAGGAAAAGAAATGGCTGGGCTCCTGGGCGGATCCGCTGTTTCGGAAGGTGGGGGACCGCTATGAACTCTTCATGTCCTATCCGGGCCGTGCCTGCGCGTTTGATCCCATGACCGGCAAGCAATGGTGGACTTGCGAGGGATTGAATCCGCTGGTGTACAATTCGCCCCTGTATGCGGACGGGCATGTGGTGGCCTTTGGCGGGTTCAATGGTCAGGGTCTGATGGTGAAGGCGGGCGGTGATGGAGATGTGACGAAGACGCATCGCGTCTGGCACCTGCCAAAGGTGAGCCAGCGGATTGGCTCCGGTGTGCTTCATGAGGGTCATCACTACATTCTCACCGATGGCGGCATCGCGGAATGCCGGGATCTGAAAACAGGTGGGATGGTGTGGAATGAGCGGCTAAAGGGGCCGGGGCCACGTGGCCAAAACTGGTCTTCTCTCGTCCTAACTGCGGAAGGATTGTGCTATGCGGTGAACCAGGGAGGCGATGCTTTTATCTTTCGTGCCAGCCCCACGTTTGAGCTTCTGGCGACGAACTCCATTGGCGAGAAAGTCATCGGTTCGATGGCGGTGAGTGACGGGCAGATTTTCATCCGCAGTTACGAGCATCTTTGGTGCATTGGGAAGTAG
- a CDS encoding DUF1501 domain-containing protein yields the protein MKNRKHKDHFDTRRNFLCRSACASLGVTSVVNTLAHLRLVQSAMAQSAPTDYKAMVCLFLYGGNDANNMLVPLDGVARTNYDTARPPAHPIHISPTAALSLTPPAGGFGQPNASGFGVHPSMTNVQNLFNSGDLGFVANVGTLVQPITRSQYVAVPRTVPVPPQLFSHSDQQLQWQSSLPDRPFQNGWGGRTAELLNNLVNPNSKVSMNISIAGQNSFQVGSSVVQYAVSTSGVVGLSGYSSSTAPYFAPGTYGHAADYSVSPVAYAPNTQGRTLKALDTITKLTRMQLGEVESHYQHHLEEGYNDVMKRARDNEATVGASLGAATTAIDTAFANAFPGVTTLPDVANQLKMVARLIQGRSSLENNRQIFFVSMGGFDTHQSQQADHALLMGNLDKALQGFKNAIDAVSTAEGGGSNLWNDTLLFTHSDFARTFQPNGSVAASGTDHGWGGHQIVMGGPVIGQRIYGEFPDLARATGQDVDSNRGRWIPTLAVDQYASVVAKWFMSQGTSYVPGITGANITDIFPNLGRFQNINTIPTELGFLDFNV from the coding sequence ATGAAAAATCGCAAGCACAAAGATCACTTCGATACCCGGCGGAATTTTCTCTGCCGCTCCGCCTGCGCCAGCCTTGGCGTGACCTCCGTTGTCAACACCCTGGCCCATTTGCGTCTCGTCCAGAGCGCCATGGCCCAGAGCGCGCCCACGGATTACAAAGCCATGGTCTGCCTCTTCCTCTACGGAGGCAACGATGCCAACAACATGCTGGTGCCGCTGGACGGGGTGGCGCGAACCAATTATGATACCGCACGTCCGCCCGCCCATCCCATCCACATCAGTCCCACGGCGGCACTTTCACTGACGCCGCCCGCAGGCGGTTTCGGTCAGCCGAATGCCTCCGGCTTTGGGGTGCATCCCAGCATGACGAATGTGCAGAACCTGTTTAACAGCGGGGATCTCGGCTTTGTGGCCAATGTGGGCACGCTGGTGCAGCCCATCACCCGCAGCCAGTATGTGGCCGTGCCGCGCACGGTGCCGGTGCCGCCGCAGCTCTTCTCCCACAGTGACCAGCAGCTCCAGTGGCAGAGCAGCCTGCCTGACCGCCCCTTTCAAAACGGCTGGGGCGGCCGCACGGCGGAGCTGCTGAACAACCTGGTCAATCCTAACAGCAAGGTGTCCATGAACATCTCCATCGCCGGGCAGAACTCCTTCCAGGTGGGCAGCTCGGTGGTCCAGTATGCCGTCAGCACCAGCGGTGTCGTCGGCCTGTCAGGCTACAGCAGCAGCACCGCCCCTTACTTTGCCCCCGGCACGTATGGGCATGCAGCGGACTATTCAGTGAGCCCGGTGGCCTATGCTCCCAATACGCAGGGCCGCACGCTGAAGGCGCTGGACACCATTACCAAGCTGACACGCATGCAGTTAGGGGAGGTGGAGAGCCACTACCAGCATCATCTGGAAGAAGGCTACAATGACGTGATGAAACGCGCCCGTGACAATGAAGCCACTGTGGGTGCCTCACTGGGCGCTGCCACCACAGCCATTGACACGGCCTTTGCCAACGCCTTTCCCGGCGTGACGACCCTGCCGGATGTGGCCAACCAGCTTAAAATGGTGGCCCGTCTCATCCAGGGACGTTCCTCCCTGGAGAACAACCGGCAGATCTTCTTTGTCAGCATGGGCGGGTTCGACACCCACCAGTCCCAGCAGGCAGACCATGCGCTGCTGATGGGGAATCTGGACAAAGCATTGCAGGGATTCAAAAATGCCATCGATGCGGTATCCACTGCCGAAGGTGGTGGCAGCAACCTGTGGAATGACACGCTGCTGTTTACGCATTCCGACTTTGCCCGTACTTTCCAGCCCAATGGCAGTGTGGCTGCCTCCGGCACCGATCACGGCTGGGGCGGGCACCAGATCGTGATGGGCGGCCCGGTCATCGGCCAGCGCATTTACGGGGAGTTCCCGGACCTGGCCCGGGCGACCGGCCAGGATGTGGACAGCAACCGTGGACGCTGGATTCCCACGCTGGCGGTGGACCAGTATGCCTCGGTCGTGGCCAAATGGTTCATGAGCCAGGGCACCAGTTATGTGCCCGGCATCACCGGGGCCAACATCACGGACATCTTCCCGAATCTGGGGCGGTTCCAAAACATCAACACCATCCCCACGGAACTCGGGTTCCTGGACTTCAATGTGTAA